Proteins encoded by one window of Dioscorea cayenensis subsp. rotundata cultivar TDr96_F1 chromosome 20, TDr96_F1_v2_PseudoChromosome.rev07_lg8_w22 25.fasta, whole genome shotgun sequence:
- the LOC120251219 gene encoding uncharacterized protein LOC120251219 translates to MLRLRAFRPSNDKIVKIQLHPTHPWLVTADASDHVSVWNWEHRQVIYELKAGGVDERRLVGAKLEKLAEGDSEPKGKPTEAIRGGSVKQIGFYDDDVRFWQHWRNRSAAAEAPSAVNQHPSAFNSPVPSTRGRHFLVICCENKAIFLDLVTMRGRDVPKQELDNKSLLCMEFLSKAAIADGPLVAFGASDGVIRVLSMITWKLVRRYTGGHKGSITCLMTFMASSGEAFLVSGASDGLLILWSADHIHDSRELIPKLTIKAHDGGVVAVELSRVMGGAPQLISIGADKTLAIWDTISFKELRRIKPVPKLACHSVTSWCHPRAPNLDILTCVKDSHIWAIEHPTYSALTRPLCELSSLVPPQLLASNKKLRVYCMVAHTLQPHLVATGTNIGVILSEFDARSLPSVAPLPTPPGSREHSAVYIVERELKLLQFQLSNTANPSLGSTGSIPETGRSRADSTESLVVKQIRKHISTPAPHDSYSILSVSSSGKYVAIVWPDIPSFSVFKVSDWSVVDSGTCRLFAWDTCRDRYALLETALAPRIPVIKGGSSKKAKEAAAAAAAAAAASAASATTVQVRIILDDGTSHVLSRSIDGRSEPVIALHGGALLGVAYRTSRRINPMAATAISSIHSMPLSGIGSSGALSSFTQVDDSFSSGKPSPAEAAPQNFQLYSWETFQPVGNLLSQPEWTAWDQTVEYCAFGYHQYIVISSLRPQYRYLGDVAIPCATGAVWHRRQLFVATPTTIECVFVDAGVAPIDLETKRRKEEMKAREAQSRAVAEHGELALITVDNPQVAATERISLRPPMLQVVRLASFQHAPSIPPFISLPKQSKIDGEDPVTYKEVEERKVSEVAVAGGGVSVAVTRFPQEQKRPIGPLVVVGVRDGVLWLIDRYMCAHALALSHPGIRCRCLAAYGDAVSAVKWASRLGREHHDDLAQFMLGMGYATEALHLPGISKRLEFDLAMQSNDLKRALQCLLTMSNSRDVGQEKNTSDVSEILSLTAATKENLVDAVEGIVKFAKEFMDLIDAADATGQADIAREALKRLAAAGSVKGALQGQVLRGVALRLANHGELTRLSGLITNLITAGHGREAAFSAAVLGDNALMEKAWQDTGMLAEAVLHAHAHGRPTLKNLVQAWNKMLQKELEHTPTVKTDAAAAFLASLEDPKLTSLGEAPKKPPIEILPPGMASLSAPPITTIKKPTGASAAAASAGAQNTTQQQPAKPLMLEAPPAEHPDSNPPASEPSQPSQPATEPTPVPEPVNDPPVPEPVNDPTPPTQPDAPSEAPPLMAENMP, encoded by the exons AACCTAAAGGAAAACCAACAGAGGCAATTCGTGGAGGCAG TGTGAAGCAAATTGGCttttatgatgatgatgtgcgGTTTTGGCAACATTGGCGTAATCGCTCTGCAGCTGCTGAAGCCCCATCTGCAGTTAATCAGCATCCTTCCGCTTTTAATTCTCCAGTGCCATCCACTAGAGGACGGCATTTTCTTGTCATCTGTTGTGAAAATAAGGCCATTTTTTTGGATTTAGTGACAATGCGTGGCCGTGATGTGCCTAAGCAGGAGCTTGATAACAAGTCTCTTCTTTG TATGGAATTCCTATCCAAAGCTGCTATTGCTGATGGCCCTCTTGTTGCATTTGGTGCATCAGATGGTGTTATTAGGGTTCTTTCAATGATAACATGGAAG CTTGTTCGTCGCTATACCGGTGGGCATAAAGGATCAATAACTTGCTTGATGACATTCATGGCATCTTCTGGCGAG GCTTTCCTAGTTTCTGGCGCTAGTGATGGTTTGCTTATACTCTGGAGTGCAGATCATATCCATGATTCAAGGGAACTCATCCCCAAGCTAACAATAAAG GCACACGATGGAGGTGTTGTGGCAGTTGAACTTTCTAGGGTTATGGGTGGTGCACCACAACTCATTTCTATCGGTGCGGATAAAACGTTGGCTATCTGGGACACTATATCATTCAAG GAACTGCGACGAATAAAACCTGTTCCAAAACTTGCTTGTCATAGTGTGACATCTTGGTGCCATCCTCGGGCTCCAAACCTTGATATTCTCACTTGTGTCAAGGATTCTCATATTTG GGCCATTGAACATCCAACATATTCAGCTTTAACGCGGCCATTGTGTGAATTATCATCACTTGTTCCTCCTCAATTACTCGCATCAAACAAAAAACTCAGG GTATACTGCATGGTGGCTCATACATTGCAGCCACATCTTGTTGCCACAGGAACCAATATTGGTGTTATCCTAAGTGAGTTTGATGCAAGATCACTTCCTTCTGTGGCTCCACTACCAACACCTCCAGGAAGCAGGGAGCATTCTGCTGTATACATAGTTGAAAGAGAGCTAAAATTGCTACAGTTTCAGCTGTCTAACACTGCTAATCCATCTCTTGGGAGTACTGGTTCCATACCTGAAACTGGAAGATCCAGGGCAGATTCAACAGAGTCATTGGTGGTTAAGCAAATAAGGAAGCATATAAGTACGCCTGCCCCACATGATTCGTACTCAATTCTCTCTGTAAGCAGTTCGGGAAA GTATGTTGCGATCGTGTGGCCTGATATTCCTTCATTTTCGGTATTTAAGGTCAGTGATTGGTCAGTTGTGGATTCAGGGACATGTAGGCTCTTTGCCTGGGACACATGCCGAGATAGGTATGCTTTGTTGGAGACTGCTTTGGCTCCTAGAATACCTGTTATAAAGGGGGGTTCCTCTAAAAAGGCAAAAGAAGCTGCAGCTGCAGCTGCTGCTGCAGCAGCTGCTAGTGCTGCTTCCGCAACAACTGTGCAAGTCCGAATCATATTGGATGATGGAACTTCGCATGTTTTGTCAAGATCTATTGATGGTCGAAGTGAACCA GTCATCGCTTTGCATGGTGGTGCTTTGCTTGGTGTTGCATACCGGACATCACGAAGGATCAACCCCATGGCTGCAACAGCTATTTCAAGTATTCACTCAATGCCATTGTCAGGTATCGGCAGTAGTGGAGCTCTTTCATCCTTCACCCAAGTTGATGATTCATTTTCTTCTGGCAAGCCTTCCCCTGCTGAAGCAGCTCCTCAAAATTTCCAGTTATACAG TTGGGAGACTTTCCAGCCAGTTGGCAATCTTCTTTCCCAGCCAGAATGGACAGCGTGGGACCAGACGGTGGAATATTGTGCCTTTGGTTACCATCAGTATATTGTGATATCTTCCCTGCGACCTCAATACAGATATCTTGGAGATGTTGCAATTCCTTGTGCTACAGGTGCTGTTTGGCATCGCAGGCAACTGTTTGTTGCTACACCAACAACCATTGA ATGTGTCTTTGTGGATGCTGGAGTTGCACCCATTGACCttgaaacaaaaagaagaaaggaagaaatgaAAGCCAGAGAAGCTCAAAGCAGAGCGGTTGCGGAACATGGTGAGTTGGCCCTCATCACAGTGGATAACCCCCAAGTTGCAGCAACTGAAAGGATTTCTCTGAGGCCACCCATGCTACAG gtGGTACGATTGGCCTCCTTTCAGCATGCCCCTTCTATACCTCCGTTTATCTCATTGCCAAAGCAGTCAAAAATAGATGGAGAGGACCCAGTTACATATAAAGAGGTGGAAGAAAGGAAAGTTAGTGAAGTGGCTGTTGCAGGTGGTGGTGTATCAGTGGCAGTCACCCGGTTCCCTCAAGAACAGAAGCGTCCTATCGGgcctcttgttgttgttggtgtcAGGGATGGGGTCCTTTGGCTCATTGACAG GTATATGTGTGCACATGCCCTGGCTCTTAGTCATCCTGGTATTCGATGTCGATGTCTTGCTGCTTATGGAGATGCTGTTAGTGCAGTGAAATG GGCTAGCAGGCTTGGTAGAGAACATCATGATGACTTGGCTCAGTTCATGCTTGGGATGGGTTATGCAACTGAAGCTCTTCATTTACCTGGGATATCTAAAAG GTTGGAGTTTGACTTGGCAATGCAGAGTAATGACTTGAAAAGAGCTCTCCAATGCTTGCTAACAATGAGCAATAGCAGAGACGTTGGTCAAGAAAAAAACACCTCTGATGTATCTGAAATTCTCAGTTTGACAGCTGCTACAAAGGAAAATCTTGTTGATGCCGTTGAAGGAATAGTGAAGTTCGCGAAGGAATTTATGGATCTTATTGATGCTGCAGATGCTACCGGGCAAGCTGATATTGCCCGTGAAGCACTTAAAAGGTTAGCAGCTGCAGGATCCGTTAAGGGTGCCTTGCAAGGCCAGGTCTTGAGAGGAGTAGCACTCCGACTTGCAAACCATGGAGAGCTGACACGACTTTCG GGACTGATTACAAATTTGATTACAGCTGGGCATGGTCGTGAAGCAGCATTTTCTGCGGCTGTTTTGGGAGATAATGCCCTGATGGAGAAGGCATGGCAAGACACTGGGATGCTTGCGGAGGCCGTCCTACATGCTCAT GCCCATGGTCGTCCAACATTGAAGAACCTCGTTCAAGCATGGAATAAGATGCTACAGAAAGAGCTTGAGCACACTCCAACAGTAAAAACTGATGCTGCAGCAGCATTTTTAGCATCATTGGAGGATCCAAAGCTTACAAGTTTGGGTGAAGCTCCAAAGAAGCCTCCAATAGAAATCCTTCCACCAGGGATGGCTTCTCTTTCAGCTCCTCCTATCACAACAATCAAAAAGCCAACTGGTGCTTCCGCTGCTGCTGCCAGTGCTGGTGCACAGAACACCACCCAACAACAGCCTGCTAAGCCACTAATGTTGGAAGCACCTCCTGCTGAGCATCCGGATAGCAATCCTCCGGCTTCAGAACCATCACAACCATCACAACCAGCAACTGAGCCAACTCCAGTTCCTGAACCCGTAAATGACCCTCCAGTTCCTGAGCCAGTGAATGACCCAACCCCTCCAACTCAACCAGACGCTCCATCTGAGGCGCCTCCTTTGATGGCTGAGAATATGCCATAG